A window of the Vibrio pomeroyi genome harbors these coding sequences:
- the astD gene encoding succinylglutamate-semialdehyde dehydrogenase — protein MTQWIAGQWVAGQGDAMTSVSPYNNEVVWQGDSATPAQVESAVAAAREAFLVWKKLSFAEREAIVLKFAEKVKENSEEIAQIIAKETGKPIWETRTEAGAMAGKIAISIRAYHERTGEASREAAGNQIVLRHRPLGVMAVFGPYNFPGHLPNGHIVPALLSGNTVVFKPSEQTPWTGEFAMKLWQEAGLPVGVINLVQGAKETGIALADAKGLDGVLFTGSANTGHILHRQFAGQPGKMLALEMGGNNPMVISDQYGDADATVYTIIQSAFISAGQRCTCARRLYVPVGEKGDLLLDKLVAATQKIRVDQPFAEPAPFMGPQISEAAAKFILDAQANLQSLGGVSLVEAKAGEAAFVSPGIIDATNIAELPDEEYFGPLLQVVRYQSLEQAVELANDTRFGLSAGLVSTDDSEWEYFVDHIRAGIVNRNRQLTGASGDAPFGGPGASGNLRPSAYYAADYCAYPMASMEGGETQLPATFSPGIEL, from the coding sequence ATGACTCAGTGGATAGCAGGACAATGGGTGGCAGGTCAAGGTGACGCCATGACATCAGTAAGCCCATACAACAACGAAGTAGTGTGGCAAGGTGATAGTGCAACACCAGCACAGGTTGAATCTGCAGTAGCAGCGGCTCGTGAAGCGTTTCTAGTTTGGAAAAAGCTGAGCTTTGCTGAGCGCGAAGCGATCGTGTTGAAGTTCGCGGAAAAAGTGAAAGAGAACAGCGAAGAGATCGCGCAAATTATCGCAAAAGAGACGGGTAAGCCTATTTGGGAAACTCGCACTGAAGCGGGCGCAATGGCGGGTAAGATCGCTATCTCTATCCGTGCTTACCACGAGCGTACTGGTGAAGCTTCACGTGAAGCGGCAGGCAACCAAATCGTACTTCGTCATCGTCCATTGGGCGTGATGGCGGTATTTGGTCCTTACAACTTCCCAGGTCACCTACCTAACGGTCACATTGTTCCAGCTCTGCTATCGGGTAATACCGTGGTATTCAAACCTTCAGAGCAGACACCTTGGACGGGTGAGTTCGCAATGAAGCTATGGCAAGAAGCGGGTCTTCCTGTAGGCGTAATCAACCTAGTGCAAGGCGCGAAAGAGACAGGTATCGCACTGGCTGATGCTAAAGGTCTTGATGGCGTGCTATTTACGGGTAGTGCCAATACGGGTCATATCCTGCACCGCCAATTCGCGGGTCAACCGGGTAAGATGCTGGCACTAGAAATGGGCGGCAACAACCCTATGGTGATCAGTGACCAATACGGTGATGCGGACGCAACGGTATACACCATTATCCAATCGGCGTTCATCAGTGCTGGTCAACGTTGTACATGTGCTCGTCGTCTGTATGTTCCTGTTGGCGAGAAGGGTGACCTACTGCTCGATAAGCTGGTAGCGGCTACGCAAAAGATTCGTGTTGATCAGCCTTTCGCTGAACCTGCACCCTTTATGGGCCCACAGATCTCAGAAGCAGCTGCTAAGTTTATTTTAGATGCACAAGCGAATCTGCAATCGCTAGGTGGTGTAAGCCTAGTAGAAGCAAAAGCGGGTGAAGCGGCGTTTGTTTCTCCGGGTATTATCGATGCAACCAACATTGCTGAACTACCAGATGAAGAGTACTTCGGTCCATTGCTACAAGTGGTTCGTTACCAATCGCTAGAGCAAGCGGTTGAGTTAGCTAACGACACACGCTTTGGTTTGTCTGCTGGTTTAGTATCGACAGACGATTCTGAGTGGGAATACTTCGTTGACCATATCCGTGCGGGTATTGTTAACCGTAACCGCCAACTCACAGGCGCAAGTGGTGATGCACCATTTGGTGGTCCGGGCGCTTCTGGCAACCTACGTCCAAGTGCTTACTATGCGGCGGACTACTGTGCTTACCCAATGGCTTCAATGGAAGGTGGTGAAACTCAGCTGCCAGCTACGTTTAGCCCGGGCATTGAGCTGTAG
- the astA gene encoding arginine N-succinyltransferase has protein sequence MLVVRPIKLSDYDALHTCAVESGHGFTSLPVNEELLTNRITHSEYSFAKQDVTEPGDEGYLMVGFDTETGEVAGTTGIEASIGWDVPFYSYHISKVVHSSQKLGVNNVVKLLTFGNNYTGCSEICTLFLRPAFRGGLNGRLMSKCRFLIMSEHPERFSKTIFAEMRGVSDAEGNSPFWQWLQEHFFSIDFTLADYLTGIGKKGFIADLMPKLPIYVNLLSKEAQAVIGEVHDNTRPALKLLEREGFTNRGYVDIFDAGPTVECDLRNIESVRHSIRAQVQIAEHSSSKDFLIGNTSFENFRAVAAKGAYDQASDTVILSSEVASALEVKEGEYVRMLAQ, from the coding sequence ATGCTAGTTGTTCGCCCAATAAAACTATCTGATTACGATGCGCTGCATACCTGCGCCGTTGAGTCAGGACATGGATTCACATCTCTTCCGGTTAACGAAGAACTGTTAACTAATCGTATTACTCATTCTGAATACAGCTTTGCCAAGCAAGACGTGACTGAACCCGGTGACGAAGGCTACCTAATGGTTGGCTTCGACACAGAAACCGGTGAAGTTGCTGGTACCACAGGCATTGAAGCTTCAATTGGTTGGGACGTTCCGTTTTACTCTTACCACATCAGTAAAGTGGTTCACTCATCGCAAAAGCTTGGTGTAAATAACGTCGTGAAGCTGCTGACTTTCGGTAATAACTACACAGGGTGCAGCGAGATTTGTACGCTGTTCTTGCGTCCAGCTTTCCGCGGTGGATTGAATGGTCGTTTGATGTCGAAATGTCGCTTCTTGATCATGTCTGAGCACCCAGAGCGTTTCTCGAAAACGATTTTTGCTGAGATGCGTGGTGTATCGGATGCAGAAGGCAACTCTCCTTTCTGGCAATGGTTGCAAGAGCACTTCTTCTCGATTGATTTCACGCTTGCCGATTACCTAACCGGTATTGGTAAGAAAGGCTTCATTGCCGATCTCATGCCTAAGCTACCTATCTACGTGAACCTATTGAGCAAAGAAGCTCAGGCGGTGATTGGAGAGGTGCATGACAATACGCGTCCTGCACTCAAGCTGCTGGAGCGTGAAGGTTTCACTAACCGTGGTTATGTCGACATCTTTGATGCTGGCCCAACGGTTGAATGTGATCTTAGAAACATCGAATCGGTGCGTCACTCAATTCGAGCACAGGTTCAAATTGCAGAGCACTCTAGCTCTAAAGACTTCCTAATTGGTAATACCTCGTTTGAGAACTTCCGCGCAGTAGCCGCGAAAGGTGCGTATGACCAAGCAAGCGACACAGTGATTTTATCATCTGAAGTAGCAAGCGCTCTTGAAGTAAAAGAAGGCGAATACGTTCGCATGTTGGCTCAATAA